Proteins from a genomic interval of Lycium ferocissimum isolate CSIRO_LF1 chromosome 2, AGI_CSIRO_Lferr_CH_V1, whole genome shotgun sequence:
- the LOC132048341 gene encoding small polypeptide DEVIL 4-like yields the protein MKGKNVANKMDESKKRISSRKLGRFLKEQRGRLYIMRRCVVMLLCWHD from the coding sequence atgaagggcaaaaatgtgGCTAATAAGATGGATGAGTCGAAGAAGAGGATATCAAGTAGAAAACTTGGAAGGTTTCTCAAGGAGCAGAGAGGAAGGCTTTACATTATGAGAAGATGTGTAGTCATGCTACTTTGCTGGCACGATTAA